In Citrus sinensis cultivar Valencia sweet orange chromosome 4, DVS_A1.0, whole genome shotgun sequence, one DNA window encodes the following:
- the LOC127901896 gene encoding alpha-1,4 glucan phosphorylase L-2 isozyme, chloroplastic/amyloplastic-like, whose protein sequence is MKEMSPEERKASFTPRVCIFGGKAFATYVQAKRIVKFITDGGVTVNHDPDIGDLLKVVFVPDYNVSVAEVLIPSRIGTLDGANVKIRQEVGEESFFLFGARAHEIAGLRKERAEGKKKKKKDYRNVIQNWSMNCYIYNYEELMGSLEGNEGYGRADYFLVGKDFPSYIECQEKVDEAYRDLKRWTKMSILNTAGSYKLSSDRTIHEYARDIWRIELAVLPNVSREYKL, encoded by the exons atgaaagaaatgagTCCTGAAGAAAGGAAAGCGAGCTTTACTCCTAGGGTATGCATATTTGGAGGAAAGGCATTTGCTACATATGTCCAAGCCAAAAGGATTGTCAAATTCATCACCGATGGTGGAGTCACTGTGAACCATGATCCAGATATTGGTGATCTTCTGAAG GTTGTCTTTGTTCCTGATTACAATGTCAGTGTCGCTGAGGTGCTCATTCCTAGCA GAATTGGAACACTAGAtggagctaatgtcaaaataaGACAAGAAGTTGGAGAAGAGAGCTTTTTCCTCTTTGGTGCAAGGGCTCACGAAATTGCAGGGCTAAGGAAAGAAAGAGCTGAGG gaaaaaaaaaaaaaaaaaaagattatcgCAATGTTATTCAAAATTGGTCTATGAATTGTTATATATACAATTATGAAGAATTAATGGGATCACTGGAAGGAAATGAAGGTTATGGCCGCGCTGATTATTTCCTTGTTGGCAAGGACTTTCCAAGTTATATTGAGTGCCAAGAGAAAGTTGATGAGGCATACAGAGACCTGAAA AGATGGACCAAAATGTCAATCTTGAACACAGCCGGCTCCTATAAGCTCAGCAGTGATCGGACAATTCATGAATATGCTAGAGATATATGGAGGATTGAACTTGCTGTATTACCAAACGTAAGTAGAGAGTACAAGCTATAA